Proteins encoded by one window of Nitrincola iocasae:
- the rplQ gene encoding 50S ribosomal protein L17, whose translation MRHRKSGRHLNRTSAHRKAMFKNMAVSLFEHELIKTTLPKAKELRRVAEPLITLAKIDSVANRRLAFSRTRSDAAVGKLFGELGPRYANRPGGYIRILKCGFRSGDNAPMAYVELVDRPASSVAVEDSSED comes from the coding sequence AAGTGCTCACCGCAAAGCGATGTTCAAGAATATGGCTGTGTCTTTGTTCGAACATGAACTGATCAAGACTACGTTGCCAAAAGCTAAAGAACTTCGCCGTGTGGCTGAGCCGCTTATTACATTGGCTAAAATTGACAGCGTGGCTAACCGTCGTCTGGCATTTTCCCGTACGCGCAGTGATGCGGCTGTAGGTAAATTGTTTGGTGAGCTAGGCCCGCGTTATGCTAATCGTCCAGGTGGCTACATTCGTATTTTGAAATGTGGTTTCCGTAGTGGTGACAATGCGCCTATGGCTTATGTAGAGTTGGTTGATCGTCCCGCTTCTTCCGTAGCAGTTGAAGATAGCAGCGAAGATTAA
- a CDS encoding penicillin-binding protein 1A, with protein MRNFFTLFKYFLGLLLLVIVLVIAGVFFALHQYKPNLPDVQELREVRFQIPLRIFSADGKLMAEYGEQRRIPISYAEIPDTLRHAILAAEDSRFYEHSGIDIKGLSRAAFQLISSGEIQSGGSTITMQVAKNFFLSPEQTFVRKFNEILLSLKIEQELSKEEILELYVNKIYLGQRSYGVQAAANIYYGKDISELSLGQMATIAGLPKAPSANNPVRNPQRSIERRNWILGRMLSLGYIDQSDYDKAIQETEIARYHTPDIELSAPYVAEMARAEMVRLFGDLAYTEGFNVTTTLDSTMQLAADNALSKGLIAYHERHGYHGPEAQVSLNELDDEARTSILADYSLYGNMHPALVINTTEQEATFQLRDGSEHTLHWDAMKWARPYLSVNSIGAAPGKASDVLSIGDIIRVIPNEENTWHLSQLPRVQGGVIAMEPDTGAIRALSGGFNYYHSKFNRVIQAYRQPGSTFKPFLYAAGLENGYSAASVINDSPIVIHDISLEGEWRPENHSRDFEGPIRLREALYRSKNLVSIRLMRDIGVETAQQHILRFGFEADRTPANLSLSLGSADVTPIQINTGYATFANGGYRVTPWFIDEVNVNGQPVALPENAGDAFKHSNSRLNHDNPEDFRILDESTAFIISDILADVIRRGTGRRAQVLQRNDLAGKTGTTNQQKDAWFSGFNRNLVATAWVGFDQPAPLGRREYGGTAALPIWIDFMREALRDKPESAPQRPDSVVRARIDPATGLLAYEGQPDAINEYFSEDSAPRRRARLPGESANQVLESLFD; from the coding sequence ATGCGCAATTTTTTCACTCTGTTTAAGTATTTTCTGGGCCTTTTGTTACTGGTAATTGTACTGGTGATTGCTGGCGTTTTTTTTGCTTTACATCAATATAAGCCTAATCTTCCGGATGTCCAAGAACTTCGGGAAGTAAGATTTCAGATTCCACTGCGGATTTTTTCTGCAGATGGCAAGTTGATGGCTGAGTATGGCGAGCAGCGCCGAATACCAATTAGTTATGCTGAAATTCCTGATACTTTACGCCATGCTATTCTGGCTGCAGAAGACAGCCGCTTTTATGAGCATTCAGGTATCGATATTAAGGGGCTGAGTCGAGCGGCCTTTCAACTTATTTCCAGTGGTGAAATTCAATCAGGTGGATCCACCATTACTATGCAGGTAGCTAAAAACTTTTTCCTCTCACCTGAGCAGACCTTTGTACGCAAGTTTAATGAAATTCTACTCTCACTAAAAATTGAACAAGAACTAAGTAAAGAAGAAATACTCGAACTCTATGTAAATAAAATTTATCTCGGCCAGCGCTCGTACGGTGTTCAAGCTGCTGCCAATATTTATTATGGCAAGGATATCAGTGAACTTTCTCTTGGACAGATGGCCACAATTGCTGGCCTTCCCAAAGCACCTTCAGCCAACAACCCTGTACGCAACCCCCAGCGCTCAATAGAACGACGCAATTGGATTCTCGGACGCATGCTCAGTCTTGGCTATATCGATCAATCTGATTATGACAAAGCCATTCAGGAAACTGAAATTGCTCGATACCATACACCAGATATTGAGTTATCGGCACCTTACGTGGCCGAAATGGCTCGTGCTGAGATGGTACGTTTATTTGGCGATCTTGCCTACACAGAGGGCTTTAATGTTACCACTACGCTGGACAGCACTATGCAATTGGCAGCAGATAACGCCTTGAGCAAGGGCCTAATTGCGTACCATGAACGCCATGGTTATCACGGACCGGAAGCACAGGTCAGCCTTAACGAGCTTGATGATGAAGCCCGCACTTCAATCCTTGCTGACTATTCACTGTATGGTAATATGCATCCTGCCCTGGTTATTAATACCACCGAGCAAGAAGCCACATTTCAGTTACGTGATGGCAGTGAACACACCCTGCACTGGGACGCAATGAAATGGGCTCGACCTTATCTCTCAGTCAATTCCATTGGCGCAGCCCCCGGCAAAGCTTCTGATGTACTGAGCATCGGCGACATTATTCGGGTAATCCCCAATGAAGAAAATACTTGGCACCTAAGCCAGCTTCCGCGTGTGCAAGGCGGGGTTATTGCCATGGAGCCTGATACTGGAGCCATCCGGGCGCTGTCTGGTGGCTTCAATTATTACCACAGCAAGTTTAACCGAGTCATCCAAGCCTACCGCCAGCCAGGGTCCACATTCAAACCATTTCTTTATGCGGCAGGACTCGAAAATGGTTACAGCGCTGCCAGTGTTATCAATGACTCGCCGATTGTTATTCATGATATAAGCCTTGAAGGTGAATGGCGCCCTGAAAATCATTCACGGGATTTTGAAGGACCGATACGCCTGCGCGAAGCCCTTTATCGCTCTAAAAATCTGGTTTCGATTCGTTTAATGCGGGACATTGGTGTGGAGACGGCCCAACAGCATATCCTTAGGTTTGGTTTTGAAGCAGATCGTACACCTGCCAACCTGTCTTTATCCCTTGGAAGTGCCGACGTCACACCTATTCAGATCAATACAGGCTATGCCACATTTGCTAATGGCGGCTACCGGGTTACGCCTTGGTTCATTGATGAAGTTAATGTAAACGGCCAACCGGTTGCACTCCCCGAAAATGCGGGTGACGCCTTCAAACACAGCAATTCCCGCCTAAATCACGACAACCCCGAAGACTTCCGTATTCTGGATGAATCTACAGCATTTATAATCAGCGATATCCTTGCTGATGTTATTCGCCGTGGCACTGGACGTCGCGCTCAGGTTCTGCAGCGTAATGATCTCGCAGGCAAAACAGGCACCACCAACCAACAAAAGGATGCCTGGTTTAGTGGTTTCAATCGCAACTTGGTCGCAACAGCCTGGGTTGGATTCGACCAACCGGCCCCCCTTGGACGTAGAGAATACGGCGGAACAGCCGCTTTACCTATCTGGATAGATTTTATGCGCGAAGCTTTGCGCGACAAACCTGAATCGGCACCACAGCGCCCGGACAGCGTAGTACGTGCTCGCATAGATCCAGCAACAGGTTTACTGGCATATGAAGGTCAGCCTGATGCCATTAACGAATATTTTTCTGAAGACTCAGCCCCTAGACGACGCGCCAGGTTGCCGGGCGAATCTGCTAATCAGGTACTTGAGTCGCTGTTTGACTAA